The proteins below are encoded in one region of Acidobacteriota bacterium:
- a CDS encoding GNAT family N-acetyltransferase, producing MALKDRIAVFRVESAEQREQALEVLASTYRDEKRWVGDEHTQLPEADLSRDDISWFTVTVDRRPVGVLRVLYDPPLELYAKYGFELIGKDLDVEQFVRDHRIAEIGRFAVLPEYRKFIIVVAALMKAASTETVTKGYTHYITDVFEDDPHSPYQFHTRVMGFEPVATHEVGELNSRSRRITLVLDLKASYMRLKKRGGWIFRLFTGDWDETLHSQMTS from the coding sequence ATGGCACTCAAGGATCGGATCGCGGTTTTTCGCGTGGAGTCCGCCGAACAGCGGGAGCAGGCCCTCGAGGTGCTGGCCTCGACCTACCGCGACGAGAAGCGTTGGGTCGGCGACGAACACACCCAACTCCCCGAAGCCGACCTGAGCCGAGACGACATTTCCTGGTTCACCGTCACGGTCGATCGACGCCCGGTAGGGGTGCTGCGCGTCCTCTACGATCCGCCGCTCGAACTCTACGCCAAGTACGGCTTCGAATTGATCGGCAAGGACCTGGACGTGGAGCAGTTCGTCCGTGATCACCGGATCGCCGAGATCGGCCGTTTCGCCGTCCTTCCCGAGTACCGCAAGTTCATCATCGTCGTCGCGGCCCTGATGAAGGCGGCGAGCACGGAGACGGTGACCAAGGGCTACACCCATTACATCACCGATGTCTTCGAGGACGACCCCCACAGCCCCTACCAGTTCCACACCCGGGTGATGGGCTTCGAACCCGTCGCCACCCACGAAGTGGGCGAACTCAACTCCCGTTCCCGCCGCATCACCCTCGTGCTCGATCTGAAAGCCTCCTACATGCGGCTGAAGAAGCGTGGCGGGTGGATCTTCCGGCTGTTCACCGGCGATTGGGACGAGACGCTGCACAGCCAGATGACGTCCTGA
- a CDS encoding lysophospholipid acyltransferase family protein: MKTGPGRQDPARGRSLADRGSLSPREDLSAAEILRQPLPYGHRPLGRVLARLVLASFRERILHVEGLEHLAPHQDPLILVLNHSQRVEAVLIPTLLIVARAGKLVHFLADWNFRLYPGLNLIFRLSETITVVRKDARPRFLNLLKPLYRPDHPPLVEARRRLEAGAAVGIFPEGTVNRDPGRLLAGHPGAARLSLETGVKVVPAGIRFPEHPPDRPISDKARLALHVGAPLHPPTEHVGRRAPAAAVRSWHHRLMSELARLSGKTWQPRATGGA, from the coding sequence ATGAAGACCGGGCCCGGCCGACAAGATCCGGCCCGTGGCCGCAGCCTGGCAGATCGCGGTTCGCTCTCGCCACGGGAGGACCTGAGCGCCGCCGAGATCCTCCGCCAGCCCCTGCCCTACGGGCACCGGCCGCTGGGTCGCGTTCTCGCCCGCCTGGTGCTGGCCTCGTTCCGCGAGCGGATCCTCCACGTCGAAGGCCTCGAACACCTGGCCCCGCACCAGGATCCCCTGATCCTGGTGCTCAACCACAGCCAGCGCGTGGAGGCGGTGCTGATCCCCACGCTGCTGATCGTCGCGCGGGCGGGGAAACTGGTGCACTTCCTGGCAGACTGGAACTTCCGCCTCTACCCCGGGTTGAACCTGATCTTCCGCCTGTCCGAGACGATCACGGTGGTCCGCAAGGACGCGCGCCCCCGCTTCCTCAACCTGCTCAAGCCCCTCTACCGGCCGGACCACCCCCCCCTGGTGGAGGCCCGCCGGCGGTTGGAGGCGGGCGCGGCGGTGGGCATCTTTCCGGAAGGAACGGTCAACCGCGATCCGGGCCGGCTGCTCGCCGGACACCCCGGCGCCGCCCGCCTCTCCCTCGAGACCGGGGTCAAGGTGGTCCCGGCCGGCATCCGTTTTCCGGAACATCCACCGGACCGGCCGATCTCCGACAAGGCCCGGCTGGCGCTCCATGTGGGCGCCCCCCTTCATCCTCCCACCGAACACGTGGGGCGGCGGGCACCGGCAGCGGCGGTCAGATCATGGCATCATCGGCTGATGTCCGAGCTGGCCCGACTCTCCGGCAAGACCTGGCAGCCTCGGGCCACGGGAGGCGCGTGA
- a CDS encoding FAD-binding protein, translating into MGKRKRRSTAVEADILVIGGGLAGLAAAVACSSRPGERRLRVHLVGGGRGGAPGPLVLFSPEAQREARGLLGDRMPDGWAVESDQALWAGPRRWRRLPWKGSGPRRDHRVYDRDRLLAALEATAREQGVETHPGARALSLLFRGERVVGAVVGSAAGLRRDPLRAAGTCIADGSAGSLSRALFDAARLGEGKGAPTWGGLIEETWRRSERQPGSGQVLRSFGWPAPRGLFGGGVVIEGADRVTVRFLVEVGPRAAGIDPWALHGRWRRHPVVAGRLEGAELLARRAGLLPLGGYWSLPRLAAAGAVLAGSAGGLFDPWTLEGADLALLSGARAGRTLRGAVAEGECAAARLMAYDRQVKDSVVGQQLFAGRRFAPLAARGAMALATARLLEPLTPRRDPRLGGADFPVAVPELPREETFSVRAGGAAARAWLIDAEQCRRYCTRDRPAPCLSFCPADVFRPAPSGQGVVIEAERCVGCRICLAADPFGVVGVSPCIED; encoded by the coding sequence TTGGGCAAGAGGAAAAGGCGCAGCACCGCCGTCGAGGCGGACATCCTGGTGATCGGCGGCGGCCTGGCAGGCCTGGCCGCCGCCGTCGCCTGTTCCTCCAGGCCGGGAGAACGCCGCCTGAGGGTGCACCTGGTCGGTGGCGGGAGGGGGGGCGCGCCGGGCCCCCTGGTCCTGTTCTCTCCCGAAGCGCAGCGGGAGGCCCGCGGATTGCTGGGCGACAGGATGCCCGACGGATGGGCCGTGGAATCGGACCAGGCCCTGTGGGCCGGCCCGCGGCGCTGGCGCCGGCTGCCCTGGAAGGGCAGCGGCCCGCGGCGCGACCACCGCGTCTACGATCGTGACCGGTTGCTCGCCGCCCTGGAGGCGACCGCCCGGGAGCAGGGGGTGGAAACGCATCCCGGGGCCCGCGCCCTGTCGTTGCTCTTCCGTGGCGAGCGGGTCGTGGGGGCGGTGGTGGGGTCCGCCGCCGGCCTTCGGCGCGACCCCCTCCGGGCTGCCGGGACCTGTATCGCCGACGGCAGCGCCGGCTCACTCTCCCGGGCCTTGTTCGACGCGGCTCGGCTCGGCGAGGGCAAGGGCGCGCCGACCTGGGGTGGCCTGATCGAGGAAACCTGGCGCCGGTCGGAGCGTCAGCCCGGCTCCGGCCAGGTGCTGCGGAGCTTCGGCTGGCCGGCGCCCCGGGGTCTTTTCGGAGGGGGCGTCGTCATCGAGGGCGCCGACCGGGTGACCGTCCGCTTCCTCGTGGAAGTCGGGCCGCGAGCCGCGGGGATCGATCCCTGGGCGCTCCATGGCCGCTGGCGCCGTCATCCGGTGGTCGCCGGTCGGCTCGAGGGCGCCGAACTGCTGGCCCGCCGTGCCGGTTTGCTGCCCCTTGGCGGCTACTGGAGCCTGCCCCGGTTGGCCGCAGCGGGCGCCGTCCTGGCCGGTTCGGCGGGGGGACTCTTCGACCCCTGGACGCTGGAAGGGGCCGACCTGGCCCTGCTCTCCGGCGCGCGGGCGGGCCGTACCCTGAGGGGAGCCGTGGCGGAGGGGGAGTGCGCGGCGGCGCGGCTGATGGCCTACGACCGCCAGGTCAAGGACTCGGTGGTGGGACAGCAACTCTTCGCCGGCCGCCGTTTCGCTCCCCTCGCCGCCCGCGGTGCGATGGCCCTGGCGACGGCCAGGCTGCTCGAGCCCCTGACCCCCCGGCGGGATCCGCGGCTGGGGGGCGCGGACTTCCCCGTGGCGGTGCCGGAGCTGCCCCGGGAAGAGACCTTCAGCGTTCGCGCCGGCGGCGCCGCGGCGCGAGCCTGGTTGATCGATGCCGAGCAGTGCCGCCGGTACTGCACCCGCGACCGGCCGGCGCCTTGCCTGTCCTTCTGTCCCGCCGACGTGTTCCGCCCCGCCCCGTCCGGCCAGGGCGTGGTGATCGAGGCCGAGCGCTGTGTGGGCTGTCGCATCTGCCTGGCTGCCGACCCTTTCGGGGTGGTGGGAGTGTCGCCCTGCATCGAGGACTGA
- a CDS encoding (Fe-S)-binding protein, whose protein sequence is MAFQTWESVLVALLVLIAATSFLRDLWGKLALIRKGDSDRPRTDHLGSRLARVFKEVLLQSRVIGGRPVVGAMHAAVFGGFLFFGLETLDHFLEPFGLHLLDTLLGPAVPAFKALLSLWAVVVIAGITGLALRRFVFVRFSPDPKSYSSGLVAALIVLLMATFLYGQTDPGESAAKANWWAHALGILVFPGLILRSKHFHIVMAPFCVFFRTERLAEILPLDLDMEALEESGEAFSLGLETLGDLSWKQRMDFLTCVECRRCTDHCPAALAGQALDPRGFILQGRQAISAGDDGQPVIGPVISETALGQCTSCGACESICPVGVEHLQVLTGAKRAQALASGTGMVAAEFLNEVERTGNALGAPRSDRRRLLEEERLPVYEPRRSEVLLWMGCIWNYNPQAKSAVRAMAKVLDAAGVRWGVLESEKCSGHHSRRQGEEMQFQTLAGENIEAIRSAGVRHIVAPCPHCVHTLSREYPQLDEGFQPRVQHHSQFLRELVDQRRLRLDPAAGAARRATYHDPCFLGRYEGVFEAPRQLIHATGLDLVEMERHRSRAVCCGGGNAGFVREQSVETRIDQVRARHVADTGAELLVTSCPECMMMLSPATRENLDLVEVVASALIQES, encoded by the coding sequence ATGGCATTCCAGACTTGGGAGAGCGTACTGGTCGCCCTGCTGGTGCTGATCGCGGCGACGTCTTTCCTCCGCGATCTGTGGGGCAAGCTGGCCCTGATCCGCAAGGGCGACTCGGATCGGCCCCGCACGGACCACCTCGGAAGCCGCCTGGCCCGGGTGTTCAAGGAAGTGCTGCTGCAAAGCCGGGTGATCGGCGGCCGCCCCGTGGTGGGAGCGATGCACGCCGCGGTCTTCGGCGGCTTTCTCTTCTTCGGTCTCGAAACCCTGGACCACTTCCTCGAGCCCTTCGGCCTGCACCTGCTCGACACGCTGCTGGGCCCGGCGGTTCCCGCATTCAAGGCCCTGCTCTCGCTGTGGGCGGTGGTCGTGATCGCGGGCATCACGGGCCTGGCCTTGCGCCGTTTCGTCTTCGTCCGCTTCTCCCCCGATCCCAAGTCCTATTCCTCCGGCCTGGTGGCCGCCCTGATCGTCCTGCTGATGGCCACCTTCCTCTATGGACAGACGGACCCGGGCGAAAGCGCGGCAAAGGCCAACTGGTGGGCCCACGCCCTGGGCATCCTGGTCTTTCCCGGGCTGATCCTGCGCTCCAAGCACTTCCACATCGTCATGGCTCCCTTCTGCGTCTTCTTCCGCACCGAGCGCCTGGCGGAGATCCTGCCCCTCGACCTGGACATGGAAGCACTCGAGGAATCCGGCGAAGCCTTCAGCCTGGGGCTCGAGACGCTCGGCGACCTGAGCTGGAAGCAGCGCATGGACTTCCTGACCTGCGTCGAGTGTCGCCGCTGCACCGATCACTGCCCGGCGGCCCTGGCCGGCCAGGCCCTCGATCCGCGGGGCTTCATCCTCCAGGGCCGGCAAGCCATCTCGGCCGGGGACGACGGCCAGCCGGTGATCGGTCCGGTGATCAGCGAGACCGCCCTGGGGCAGTGCACCTCCTGCGGCGCCTGCGAGAGCATCTGCCCGGTGGGGGTCGAGCACCTGCAAGTCCTGACGGGAGCCAAACGGGCCCAGGCCCTGGCCAGCGGCACGGGCATGGTGGCCGCCGAGTTTCTCAACGAGGTGGAGCGGACGGGCAACGCCCTGGGGGCCCCACGATCCGACCGGCGGCGCCTGCTCGAGGAGGAACGCCTGCCGGTCTACGAGCCCCGCCGCAGCGAGGTCCTGCTCTGGATGGGCTGCATCTGGAATTACAACCCCCAGGCCAAGAGCGCCGTGCGGGCCATGGCCAAGGTGCTCGACGCCGCCGGGGTGCGCTGGGGCGTGCTGGAGAGCGAAAAGTGCTCGGGCCATCACAGCCGCCGCCAGGGGGAGGAGATGCAGTTCCAGACCCTCGCCGGCGAAAACATCGAGGCCATCCGCAGCGCCGGCGTCCGGCACATCGTCGCCCCCTGCCCCCACTGCGTACACACCCTCTCCCGGGAATACCCTCAGCTCGACGAGGGCTTCCAGCCCCGCGTCCAGCACCACAGCCAGTTCCTCAGGGAACTGGTCGACCAGCGCCGTCTGCGTCTCGACCCGGCCGCCGGGGCCGCCCGCCGGGCGACCTACCACGACCCCTGCTTCCTCGGGCGCTACGAGGGGGTCTTCGAAGCGCCTCGCCAGTTGATCCACGCCACGGGGCTGGACCTGGTCGAGATGGAGCGTCACCGCTCGCGGGCCGTGTGCTGTGGCGGCGGCAACGCGGGTTTCGTGCGGGAGCAATCGGTGGAGACGCGCATCGACCAGGTGCGCGCCCGGCACGTGGCGGACACCGGTGCCGAGCTGCTGGTCACCTCCTGCCCCGAATGCATGATGATGCTCTCTCCGGCCACCCGGGAAAACCTGGACCTGGTGGAAGTCGTCGCCTCGGCCCTGATCCAGGAGTCCTGA
- a CDS encoding peptidyl-prolyl cis-trans isomerase yields MLNIFRSKFSRLKWVLWLVVISFVLFFGVSWWQPADPRTQRWVATVNGEEISPQLWYDQAQSLERQYRQMFGARYEEVAKNFNVRAQVAEQLIQRRLVVQDAQRMGLAVSQAELASVIRSTPVFQNEDGVFVGKEEYERRVRRISSYKTAAEYEAFLREELLVRKWRNLLLASIDVSPEEIEKEYRRRHERVGFDFVALDYSRYEKDLNPSPAELAAWYEAHRDRYSQGEGRRAVYLLFDDSVVGDTVSVSDEEIRKYYEENPQLFTRPEERRASHILIKVEPDADEATVEKARAQAESLAARARSGESFATLAAAHSDDPGSKAQGGDLGWFARGRMVPEFDDAVFGMEKGAIEGPVRTAFGFHVIQLVDVREPGTRPLEEVREQIAAQLRFPLLREAEKKAAGEFAAAATDLETFRRAAEAKGLELRDTGVISRSGTIPGMGPVPEMVKALFALEPGQVSEVLSLPRGEVILALQDVVDDYVPPLESQRERILADFRRDKGRALAIEALRRAAERSGGDLAGVARRLKVELQKIDPPMIRGAEMPVLGRDDQVESAAFNAPEGEITGPVEGSKAAVLLRVTRREEPDMAKLADERDAIRASLMTPLGERLIQQRIVALREGADVQQNPAIFRSEG; encoded by the coding sequence GTGCTCAACATCTTCAGGTCGAAATTCAGCCGGCTGAAATGGGTTCTTTGGCTGGTAGTCATTTCTTTCGTGCTCTTCTTCGGAGTGTCCTGGTGGCAGCCGGCGGACCCGCGCACCCAGCGATGGGTCGCCACTGTCAACGGCGAGGAAATCTCGCCCCAGCTCTGGTACGACCAGGCCCAGAGCCTCGAACGCCAGTACCGGCAGATGTTCGGCGCCCGCTACGAGGAGGTCGCGAAAAACTTCAACGTCCGCGCCCAGGTCGCCGAGCAACTGATCCAGCGTCGGCTGGTGGTCCAGGATGCACAGCGGATGGGCCTGGCCGTCTCCCAGGCGGAGTTGGCCAGCGTGATCCGTTCGACTCCGGTCTTTCAGAACGAAGACGGCGTCTTCGTCGGCAAAGAAGAGTACGAGCGCCGGGTGCGGCGTATCTCCTCCTACAAGACGGCCGCGGAATACGAGGCCTTCCTGCGGGAGGAACTGCTGGTTCGCAAATGGCGCAACCTGCTGCTGGCTTCCATCGACGTCTCGCCCGAGGAAATCGAAAAGGAATACCGCCGTCGTCACGAGCGGGTGGGCTTCGACTTCGTCGCCCTCGACTACTCCCGCTACGAGAAAGATCTCAACCCCTCCCCCGCAGAGCTGGCCGCCTGGTACGAGGCCCATCGTGACCGGTACAGCCAGGGCGAGGGGCGGCGGGCGGTCTATCTCCTCTTCGACGACAGCGTCGTCGGGGACACCGTCTCGGTCAGCGACGAAGAGATCCGGAAATACTACGAAGAGAACCCCCAGCTCTTCACCCGTCCCGAGGAGCGGCGGGCGTCCCACATCCTGATCAAGGTCGAGCCGGACGCCGACGAAGCCACCGTGGAGAAGGCCCGCGCCCAGGCGGAAAGCCTGGCCGCCCGGGCCCGCTCCGGGGAGAGCTTCGCGACCCTGGCCGCGGCCCACTCCGACGATCCGGGGAGCAAGGCCCAGGGAGGCGATCTGGGGTGGTTCGCCCGGGGGCGGATGGTTCCCGAGTTCGACGACGCCGTCTTCGGCATGGAGAAGGGCGCCATCGAAGGCCCGGTCCGTACGGCCTTCGGCTTCCACGTGATCCAGCTCGTCGATGTGCGCGAGCCGGGTACGCGCCCCCTGGAAGAGGTCCGCGAGCAGATCGCCGCCCAACTGCGTTTCCCCCTGCTGCGGGAAGCCGAGAAAAAAGCCGCCGGGGAGTTCGCCGCGGCCGCCACGGATCTCGAGACCTTCCGCCGCGCGGCCGAGGCCAAGGGCCTCGAACTGCGGGACACCGGCGTGATCTCCCGCAGCGGCACGATCCCGGGCATGGGGCCGGTGCCGGAGATGGTCAAGGCCCTGTTCGCGCTCGAACCCGGGCAGGTCAGCGAGGTTCTCTCGCTGCCCCGCGGCGAGGTGATCCTGGCCCTCCAGGACGTGGTCGACGACTACGTGCCGCCCCTCGAGTCCCAGCGCGAGCGGATCCTGGCCGACTTTCGGCGGGACAAGGGCCGCGCCCTGGCGATCGAGGCCCTGCGTCGGGCCGCCGAGAGATCCGGGGGGGATCTGGCCGGGGTGGCCCGTCGACTGAAGGTGGAGCTGCAGAAGATCGATCCGCCCATGATCCGGGGAGCGGAGATGCCCGTCTTGGGACGGGACGACCAGGTCGAGAGCGCCGCCTTCAATGCTCCCGAAGGCGAGATCACCGGCCCGGTGGAAGGCTCGAAGGCTGCCGTGCTGCTGCGGGTGACCCGGCGGGAAGAGCCGGACATGGCCAAGCTGGCCGACGAGCGGGACGCGATTCGCGCCTCGCTGATGACCCCCCTCGGAGAGCGGCTGATCCAGCAGCGCATCGTCGCCCTGCGGGAGGGCGCGGACGTGCAGCAGAACCCCGCCATCTTCCGCTCCGAGGGCTGA
- a CDS encoding FecR domain-containing protein, translated as MTSIPDPGRATPRVAVDWVYVRTRTLIALVLVVLAAGGGGAWWWFGRDGLPLAQRAARAVAVAEEAVGQAREKVSGGELLTRAQRHLDLARRALVDEVYGEALTEAGTARDLAVQILGPAEEGGQPGVRITRVDGDVRIKRAGQFMWESASERALLAMGDQIRTGTRGRARLVFFDGTLLTVQPGTLLEIRELFRDESQGVQRVSERLAWGRVHGSTHESEGVDSVHEVSTASAALEARTESEFRVAHDREKGTSEFVALDGEVSLRAGDQQVPLAPLTRVSIQQGRIVDSKKILEPPLPKNPPDARTFLAPQSRRIQLDWFAVDGAESYRVQLSRHPAFGTILQEKQVVEARCDLPALPEGTFYWRIAAVDGDGDPGRWSDTRKFRVLGEKFQDPDDTQPPPLEVSEILVVGSNAIISGRSEPGALVWISGERVDVDDDGRFTWVIKLHHDGENRIRFQAQDAAGNETNRVGYAYVDVY; from the coding sequence ATGACGTCGATTCCCGATCCTGGCCGGGCAACCCCCCGCGTGGCGGTGGATTGGGTCTACGTACGGACCCGGACGCTGATCGCCCTGGTGCTCGTCGTGCTGGCCGCGGGGGGGGGCGGGGCCTGGTGGTGGTTCGGGCGCGACGGCCTGCCCCTGGCCCAGCGGGCGGCTCGAGCCGTGGCCGTCGCCGAGGAGGCCGTCGGCCAGGCCCGGGAAAAGGTCTCCGGGGGCGAGTTGCTGACCCGGGCCCAGCGCCACCTGGACCTGGCGCGCCGGGCGCTGGTCGACGAGGTGTACGGGGAGGCCCTGACCGAGGCGGGTACGGCGCGGGATCTGGCGGTGCAGATTCTCGGGCCGGCGGAAGAGGGGGGGCAGCCGGGGGTCCGGATCACCCGCGTGGACGGGGACGTGCGGATCAAGCGGGCCGGGCAGTTCATGTGGGAGTCCGCCAGCGAACGGGCACTGCTCGCCATGGGGGACCAGATTCGCACCGGTACCCGTGGCCGGGCCCGGCTCGTCTTCTTCGACGGCACCCTGCTCACCGTCCAGCCGGGCACCTTGCTCGAGATCCGGGAACTGTTCCGGGACGAATCCCAGGGGGTGCAGCGGGTTTCCGAGCGTCTCGCCTGGGGCCGGGTTCATGGTTCGACCCACGAAAGTGAAGGGGTCGACTCGGTGCACGAGGTGTCCACCGCCAGCGCTGCCCTCGAGGCTCGGACCGAGTCTGAATTCCGGGTGGCCCATGACCGTGAGAAGGGCACCTCCGAGTTCGTGGCTCTCGACGGCGAGGTGAGTCTGCGGGCCGGTGATCAACAGGTCCCGCTCGCCCCCCTGACCCGGGTCTCGATCCAGCAGGGACGCATCGTGGACAGCAAGAAGATCCTCGAGCCCCCTCTGCCGAAGAACCCGCCGGATGCGCGGACCTTCCTCGCTCCGCAGAGCCGGCGCATCCAACTCGACTGGTTCGCCGTCGATGGAGCCGAGAGCTACCGCGTGCAGCTCTCCCGGCACCCGGCTTTCGGCACGATCCTGCAGGAAAAGCAGGTCGTCGAAGCCCGTTGCGACCTGCCTGCCTTGCCCGAAGGGACCTTTTACTGGCGCATTGCGGCCGTCGACGGCGATGGTGACCCGGGTCGGTGGTCCGATACGCGCAAGTTTCGGGTGCTCGGCGAGAAGTTCCAGGACCCCGACGACACCCAGCCGCCGCCCCTCGAGGTGTCGGAGATCCTCGTAGTGGGCAGCAACGCGATCATTTCGGGGCGCTCCGAGCCCGGCGCCCTGGTCTGGATCTCCGGCGAGCGCGTGGATGTGGATGACGACGGTCGCTTCACCTGGGTGATCAAGCTGCACCACGATGGAGAGAATCGGATCCGCTTCCAGGCCCAGGATGCGGCCGGCAACGAGACGAATCGGGTGGGGTACGCCTACGTCGATGTCTACTGA
- a CDS encoding sensor domain-containing diguanylate cyclase has translation MSTETTSRPLAVLLRGPGRAFAALSRAAARQVVQVRLSAEGALPALPAAPLVLVAGEPTADHLRRLTALRRRYRERQWVVVPADASAGRQWTRRSADLPQVEAPLGRGVLALLSGQAAERIRLRRGAARDAGRIERLEERLVLLSDTIQAAGSLLDPSMVSSYIMERAAERVGSERWRLYRVDEGGSLLRLDAWRDDPSRPAPAAECSFDQGLASRAARSRRVLEFRPPGPCPAGEWAREWPGELPHRVLAAPLSSRGRVIGVAEFADPAEGRFLPYSVELVQTLMEPAAIALDNAQLFRKLEERTVTDDLTGLYNARFMENYLRRETKRAARYGHPVAMLFLDLDGFKQVNDIHGHMAGSRTLVEVGQVLRENVREIDVVARWGGDEFTVVLPETDAAGARVMADRICEKIRQKVFLREMDLEVRLSASIGVGSWPENGPTAATLLAAADAAMYHVKNSGKDGVHVAGESGKTVLVPT, from the coding sequence ATGTCTACTGAAACCACCAGCCGTCCTCTCGCCGTGCTCCTCAGGGGGCCGGGTCGTGCTTTCGCCGCGCTTTCCCGCGCGGCGGCGCGGCAGGTGGTCCAGGTTCGGCTCTCCGCGGAAGGTGCCCTGCCTGCGCTGCCCGCCGCGCCTCTCGTCCTGGTGGCCGGAGAACCCACGGCCGACCATCTCCGACGGCTCACGGCTCTCCGGCGGCGCTACCGGGAGCGGCAGTGGGTCGTCGTGCCCGCGGACGCCTCGGCGGGCCGGCAGTGGACCCGGCGGTCCGCGGACCTGCCCCAGGTCGAAGCTCCCCTGGGCCGGGGGGTGCTGGCCCTGCTCTCCGGACAGGCTGCCGAGCGGATCCGCCTGCGCCGCGGGGCGGCCCGTGACGCGGGGCGGATCGAACGGCTCGAAGAGCGGCTCGTCCTGCTTTCCGACACGATCCAGGCCGCCGGTTCGTTGCTCGACCCCTCGATGGTCTCGTCTTACATCATGGAACGGGCCGCCGAGCGGGTGGGGAGCGAGCGCTGGCGGCTCTATCGCGTCGACGAGGGGGGATCCCTGCTACGCCTCGATGCCTGGCGTGACGACCCCTCGCGGCCGGCTCCGGCTGCGGAGTGCAGCTTCGACCAGGGCCTGGCTTCCCGGGCCGCCCGCTCCCGGAGAGTTCTCGAATTCCGGCCTCCGGGACCCTGCCCGGCCGGCGAATGGGCCCGGGAGTGGCCGGGGGAGCTGCCTCACCGGGTCCTGGCCGCGCCTCTTTCGAGCCGGGGGCGGGTGATCGGCGTGGCCGAGTTCGCCGACCCGGCCGAGGGTCGCTTTCTGCCCTACTCGGTGGAACTGGTGCAGACCCTGATGGAGCCGGCGGCGATCGCCCTGGACAACGCCCAACTCTTCCGCAAGCTCGAGGAGCGGACGGTAACCGACGACCTGACAGGGCTCTACAACGCCCGCTTCATGGAGAACTACCTGCGCCGGGAAACCAAGCGGGCTGCCCGCTACGGCCACCCGGTGGCGATGCTCTTCCTCGATCTGGACGGATTCAAGCAGGTCAACGACATCCATGGTCACATGGCCGGATCCCGGACCCTGGTGGAAGTGGGCCAGGTGCTGCGGGAAAACGTCAGGGAGATCGACGTGGTGGCCCGCTGGGGGGGCGACGAGTTCACCGTGGTGTTGCCCGAAACCGACGCCGCCGGGGCGCGCGTCATGGCCGACAGAATTTGCGAGAAGATCCGGCAGAAGGTCTTCCTGAGGGAGATGGACCTGGAGGTGAGGCTCTCGGCGAGCATCGGCGTGGGCTCCTGGCCCGAAAACGGCCCGACGGCGGCCACTCTGCTGGCGGCTGCCGATGCAGCCATGTACCACGTGAAGAATTCAGGCAAGGATGGAGTGCACGTGGCCGGTGAAAGCGGGAAAACCGTGCTCGTCCCCACCTGA
- a CDS encoding rod shape-determining protein, with amino-acid sequence MAFWPRSLLSLFSNDLAIDLGTANTIVFARGKGIVVNEPSIVAVNQKTGRVEAVGREAKEMLGRTPGNIMAIRPMKDGVIADFEHTERMLEYFIRRAHNRRLGVRPRIVIGVPSEITQVEKRAVRDSAYKAKATEVYLVEQAMMAAIGAGLPITEPTGNMIIDIGGGTTDIAVISMAGIVYSRSVRVAGNEMDEAIIQYIRKKHNLLIGERTAEEIKIKIGSAFPLDEEMSMEIRGRDLVEGIPKTLAISDEEIREALADTASVIVDATRVALEQIPPELSADIGDRGIILAGGGALLRNLDKRLREETGLPVSLAEEPLASVALGIGRMLTDFDLLRKVCID; translated from the coding sequence TTGGCATTCTGGCCTCGTTCGTTGCTTTCCTTGTTTTCCAACGATCTGGCGATCGATCTCGGCACGGCCAACACCATCGTGTTCGCCCGGGGCAAGGGAATCGTCGTCAATGAACCCTCCATCGTCGCCGTCAACCAGAAGACGGGCCGGGTCGAGGCCGTCGGGCGCGAGGCGAAGGAGATGCTCGGCAGGACGCCGGGCAACATCATGGCCATTCGGCCGATGAAGGACGGCGTGATCGCCGATTTCGAGCACACCGAGAGGATGCTCGAGTACTTCATTCGCCGGGCCCACAACCGCCGACTGGGCGTCCGGCCCCGGATCGTCATCGGCGTGCCCTCCGAGATCACCCAGGTCGAGAAGCGGGCGGTGCGTGATTCGGCCTACAAGGCCAAGGCCACCGAGGTCTACCTGGTCGAACAGGCGATGATGGCCGCCATCGGTGCGGGCCTGCCCATCACCGAGCCCACCGGCAACATGATCATCGACATCGGCGGCGGCACCACGGACATCGCGGTGATCTCCATGGCGGGGATCGTCTACAGCCGCTCCGTACGGGTTGCCGGCAACGAGATGGACGAGGCGATCATTCAGTACATCCGCAAGAAGCACAATCTCCTGATCGGGGAGCGGACCGCCGAAGAGATCAAGATCAAGATCGGTTCGGCCTTCCCCCTCGACGAGGAGATGAGCATGGAGATCCGCGGGCGGGACCTGGTCGAAGGGATCCCCAAGACTCTCGCCATCAGCGACGAGGAAATTCGCGAGGCTCTGGCGGACACCGCTTCCGTGATCGTGGACGCCACCCGCGTGGCCCTCGAGCAGATTCCGCCGGAACTCTCGGCGGACATCGGAGACCGGGGTATCATCCTCGCGGGAGGCGGGGCGCTGCTGCGTAACCTGGACAAGAGGCTGCGGGAAGAAACCGGGCTGCCGGTCAGCCTGGCCGAGGAACCCCTGGCCTCGGTGGCCCTGGGCATCGGGCGGATGCTCACCGACTTCGATCTTCTCCGGAAAGTCTGCATCGATTGA